The following proteins come from a genomic window of Falco rusticolus isolate bFalRus1 chromosome 9, bFalRus1.pri, whole genome shotgun sequence:
- the CCDC186 gene encoding coiled-coil domain-containing protein 186 isoform X1, giving the protein MMEGYLPEMQSTLEPVNRLDNASSRSPDNEKSDNASGVKDCSSISYTGDGADVLEGESRLLPLDQDLTAFGISSNGTLSEREEQQCGGADCGANTCSERKIEGCTKPEHLSSEELERKDPKPNQTEQSLMEILQELREESDFVKKPSDKIYSESPYDTDCTKKLISTIHQNSSQEDLLKEIESELLSTDFSKERKFPNGVQKGEHALAVFEKCVQDKYVEQEQTIKKLIKENKKHQELILEICSEKDNLKDELKKRTETEKQHLSIIKQLEARMEELNKEVKASKDKLLTQDAAAKNAIQQLHKEMAFRMEQANKKCEEARHEKETMVMKYVRGEKEALDLRKEKEILERRVRDANKEIEKHTNKIKQLSQEKGRLHQLFETKDGEATRLNREIEKLKEEINSHVIKVKWAQNKLKTEVDSHKETKERLKDAMTKLTEAKEEADQIRKNCQEMIKTYQESEEIKSNELDAKLRVTKGELEKQIQEKSDHLEVHHAKIKELEDLKRTFKEGMDELRTLRTKVKCLEDERLRTEDELSKYKEIINRQKTEIQNLLDRVKTVDCLQDQHQRDEQEISALKEEVDGFNSLVADLQKDIEGSRKRESELLIFTEKLTSKNAQLQSENNSLQTQLDKLSYSERELQNQLECVQRCKDDLATKLQKEEDQRKLEVETLQAQLASEQKELTALKTHVDELKDELATQKRKHAANLKDLTKQLQLARRKLDQMENGNYDKEVSSMGSRSSSSGSLNARSSNEDRSPENTGSSVAVDSFPEVDKSVLVERILRLQKAHARKNEKMEFMEDHIKQLVEEIRKKTKIIQSYILREEAGTLSSEASDFNKVHLSRRGGIMASLYTSHPADSGLTLELSLEINRKLQAVLEDTLLKNITLKENLQTLGTEIERLIKHKHELEQRIKQT; this is encoded by the exons atgatGGAGGGATATTTACCAGAAATGCAAAGCACGCTGGAGCCCGTCAATCGGTTGGACAATGCCTCTTCCAGGTCCCCAGATAATGAGAAGTCTGATAACGCTTCTGGAGTGAAGGACTGCTCAAGCATCAGTTATACTGGAGATGGTGCTGATGTCTTGGAAGGGGAATCGAGGTTGTTGCCCTTGGACCAGGATTTAACAGCTTTTGGCATAAGCAGCAATGGGACCCTGTCAGaaagagaggagcagcagtgtggaGGGGCAGACTGCGGTGCCAATACCTGCTCTGAAAGAAAGATAGAAGGctgcacaaaaccagaacatttaTCTAGTGAAGAATTGGAACGAAAAGATCCAAAACCTAATCAGACAGAACAATCATTAATGGAAATACTACAAGAGCTAAGGGAGGAGTCTGACTTTGTGAAAAAGCCAAGTGATAAAATCTATTCAGAAAGCCCTTATGACACAGACTGCACAAAGAAGCTTATTTCCACAATACATCAGAATTCCTCACAGGAGGATTTGCTAAAGGAAATAGAGTCAGAACTCTTAtctacagatttttcaaaggaacGAAAGTTCCCAAATGGTGTGCAAAAGGGTGAACATGCCTTGgctgtgtttgaaaaatgtgtgCAAGATAAGTACGTGGAGCAAGAACAAACTATAAAAAA attgattaaagaaaataaaaaacatcagGAACTGATTTTGGAAATTTGCTCAGAGAAGGACAACTTAAAAGATGAGTTGAAAAAAcgaacagaaacagaaaagcagcacctCAGCATTATTAAACAG TTGGAAGCAAGAATGGAAGAGCTTAATAAAGAAGTGAAAGCTAGTAAAGACAAACTTTTAACTCAAGATGCAGCAGCCAAAAATGCTATTCAGCAGTTGCATAAAGAGATGGCTTTCCGAATGGAACAG gCAAACAAGAAATGTGAAGAAGCACGccatgaaaaggaaacaatggTGATGAAATACGTCCGAGGGGAGAAGGAGGCACTTGACCTCCGAAAGGAAAAGGAGATACTTGAGAGAAGAGTGAGAGATGcaaacaaagaaatagaaaagcatactaataaaatcaaacaactttctcaggaaaaaggaagattGCACCAGCTCTTTGAAACTAAG GACGGTGAAGCCACTCGACTCaacagagaaatagaaaaattgaaagaagaaatcaaCTCTCATGTTATTAAAGTAAAATGGGCTCAGAACaaattgaaaacagaagtggaTTCACACAAG GAAACCAAAGAACGCCTCAAAGATGCAATGACAAAATTAactgaagcaaaagaagaagCGGACCAGATAAGGAAAAACTGCCAAGAAATGATAAAAACCTATCAA GagtcagaagaaattaaatcaaatgaATTGGATGCAAAACTCCGAGTAACTAAAGGAGAACTAGAGAAACAAATTCAGGAGAAGTCTGATCACCTAGAG GTTCATCATGCGAAAATAAAAGAACTGGAAGACTTGAAGAGAACATTTAAAGAAGGCATGGATGAACTTCGAACACTGAGAACGAAG GTGAAGTGTCTAGAGGATGAGCGTTTAAGAACAGAAGATGAATTATCCAAGTATAAAGAAATCATTAAtagacagaaaactgaaattcagaatttgCTGGACAGAGTCAAAACTGTAGATTGTCTGCAGGATCAACATCAGAG AGATGAACAAGAAATCAGTGCTTTAAAGGAAGAAGTAGATGGTTTCAATTCTCTGGTTGCTGATCTTCAGAAGGACATTGAAGGTAGCCGGAAAAGAGAATCTGAGCTGTTGatattcactgaaaaattaaccAGTAAGAATGCACAGCTTCAGTCTGAGAACAATTCCTTACAGACCCAGTTGGATAAGCTTTCTTACAGTGAAAGAGAGCTGCAGAATCAGCTGGAATGTGTTCAACGGTGTAAAGATGATCTG GCCACCAAGTTACAGAAGGAGGAAGATCAGCGAAAGCTAGAGGTCGAGACGCTACAGGCTCAGCTAgcttcagagcagaaagaatTGACAGCGCTGAAGACCCATGTGGATGAACTGAAAGATGAACTGGCTACCCAGAAGCGCAAGCATGCAGCAAACCTGAAGGATCTCACAAAACAACTTCAGCTag CACGGAGGAAATTGGATCAGATGGAAAATGGTAATTATGACAAAGAAGTCAGCAGCATGGGGAGCCGTTCCAGTTCATCAG GGTCCCTTAATGCGCGCAGCAGCAATGAGGATCGGTCACCTGAGAATACTGGATCTTCTGTTGCTGTGGATAGCTTCCCAGAGGTCGACAAGTCTGTCTTGGTTGAAAGAATACTAAGGCTGCAGAAAGCACATGCTcgaaaaaatgaaaagatggaGTTTATGGAGGATCACATTAAACAACTGGTGgaggaaatcaggaaaaaaacaaa AATTATTCAGAGTTACATTTTGCGGGAAGAAGCTGGAACACTATCATCAGAGGCCTCTGACTTCAACAAAGTACACTTGAGTAGACGGGGTGGGATTATGGCATCTCTGTATACATCTCATCCCGCAGATAGTGGTCTCACATTGGAGCTCTCCTTAGAGATAAACAGGAAGCTACAGGCTGTGTTAGAAGAtacattactgaaaaatattacGTTGAAA GAAAACCTTCAAACTCTAGGAACAGAAATAGAACGGCTTATTAAACACAAGCATGAACTGGAACAGAGAATAAAGCAGACGTAA
- the CCDC186 gene encoding coiled-coil domain-containing protein 186 isoform X2: MMEGYLPEMQSTLEPVNRLDNASSRSPDNEKSDNASGVKDCSSISYTGDGADVLEGESRLLPLDQDLTAFGISSNGTLSEREEQQCGGADCGANTCSERKIEGCTKPEHLSSEELERKDPKPNQTEQSLMEILQELREESDFVKKPSDKIYSESPYDTDCTKKLISTIHQNSSQEDLLKEIESELLSTDFSKERKFPNGVQKGEHALAVFEKCVQDKYVEQEQTIKKLIKENKKHQELILEICSEKDNLKDELKKRTETEKQHLSIIKQLEARMEELNKEVKASKDKLLTQDAAAKNAIQQLHKEMAFRMEQANKKCEEARHEKETMVMKYVRGEKEALDLRKEKEILERRVRDANKEIEKHTNKIKQLSQEKGRLHQLFETKDGEATRLNREIEKLKEEINSHVIKVKWAQNKLKTEVDSHKETKERLKDAMTKLTEAKEEADQIRKNCQEMIKTYQESEEIKSNELDAKLRVTKGELEKQIQEKSDHLEVHHAKIKELEDLKRTFKEGMDELRTLRTKVKCLEDERLRTEDELSKYKEIINRQKTEIQNLLDRVKTVDCLQDQHQRDEQEISALKEEVDGFNSLVADLQKDIEGSRKRESELLIFTEKLTSKNAQLQSENNSLQTQLDKLSYSERELQNQLECVQRCKDDLATKLQKEEDQRKLEVETLQAQLASEQKELTALKTHVDELKDELATQKRKHAANLKDLTKQLQLARRKLDQMENGNYDKEVSSMGSRSSSSGSLNARSSNEDRSPENTGSSVAVDSFPEVDKSVLVERILRLQKAHARKNEKMEFMEDHIKQLVEEIRKKTKMMSGTSVRRGRSRGIYLPWKIQLSVKYSSCLMSVYICVHLILSHRT, translated from the exons atgatGGAGGGATATTTACCAGAAATGCAAAGCACGCTGGAGCCCGTCAATCGGTTGGACAATGCCTCTTCCAGGTCCCCAGATAATGAGAAGTCTGATAACGCTTCTGGAGTGAAGGACTGCTCAAGCATCAGTTATACTGGAGATGGTGCTGATGTCTTGGAAGGGGAATCGAGGTTGTTGCCCTTGGACCAGGATTTAACAGCTTTTGGCATAAGCAGCAATGGGACCCTGTCAGaaagagaggagcagcagtgtggaGGGGCAGACTGCGGTGCCAATACCTGCTCTGAAAGAAAGATAGAAGGctgcacaaaaccagaacatttaTCTAGTGAAGAATTGGAACGAAAAGATCCAAAACCTAATCAGACAGAACAATCATTAATGGAAATACTACAAGAGCTAAGGGAGGAGTCTGACTTTGTGAAAAAGCCAAGTGATAAAATCTATTCAGAAAGCCCTTATGACACAGACTGCACAAAGAAGCTTATTTCCACAATACATCAGAATTCCTCACAGGAGGATTTGCTAAAGGAAATAGAGTCAGAACTCTTAtctacagatttttcaaaggaacGAAAGTTCCCAAATGGTGTGCAAAAGGGTGAACATGCCTTGgctgtgtttgaaaaatgtgtgCAAGATAAGTACGTGGAGCAAGAACAAACTATAAAAAA attgattaaagaaaataaaaaacatcagGAACTGATTTTGGAAATTTGCTCAGAGAAGGACAACTTAAAAGATGAGTTGAAAAAAcgaacagaaacagaaaagcagcacctCAGCATTATTAAACAG TTGGAAGCAAGAATGGAAGAGCTTAATAAAGAAGTGAAAGCTAGTAAAGACAAACTTTTAACTCAAGATGCAGCAGCCAAAAATGCTATTCAGCAGTTGCATAAAGAGATGGCTTTCCGAATGGAACAG gCAAACAAGAAATGTGAAGAAGCACGccatgaaaaggaaacaatggTGATGAAATACGTCCGAGGGGAGAAGGAGGCACTTGACCTCCGAAAGGAAAAGGAGATACTTGAGAGAAGAGTGAGAGATGcaaacaaagaaatagaaaagcatactaataaaatcaaacaactttctcaggaaaaaggaagattGCACCAGCTCTTTGAAACTAAG GACGGTGAAGCCACTCGACTCaacagagaaatagaaaaattgaaagaagaaatcaaCTCTCATGTTATTAAAGTAAAATGGGCTCAGAACaaattgaaaacagaagtggaTTCACACAAG GAAACCAAAGAACGCCTCAAAGATGCAATGACAAAATTAactgaagcaaaagaagaagCGGACCAGATAAGGAAAAACTGCCAAGAAATGATAAAAACCTATCAA GagtcagaagaaattaaatcaaatgaATTGGATGCAAAACTCCGAGTAACTAAAGGAGAACTAGAGAAACAAATTCAGGAGAAGTCTGATCACCTAGAG GTTCATCATGCGAAAATAAAAGAACTGGAAGACTTGAAGAGAACATTTAAAGAAGGCATGGATGAACTTCGAACACTGAGAACGAAG GTGAAGTGTCTAGAGGATGAGCGTTTAAGAACAGAAGATGAATTATCCAAGTATAAAGAAATCATTAAtagacagaaaactgaaattcagaatttgCTGGACAGAGTCAAAACTGTAGATTGTCTGCAGGATCAACATCAGAG AGATGAACAAGAAATCAGTGCTTTAAAGGAAGAAGTAGATGGTTTCAATTCTCTGGTTGCTGATCTTCAGAAGGACATTGAAGGTAGCCGGAAAAGAGAATCTGAGCTGTTGatattcactgaaaaattaaccAGTAAGAATGCACAGCTTCAGTCTGAGAACAATTCCTTACAGACCCAGTTGGATAAGCTTTCTTACAGTGAAAGAGAGCTGCAGAATCAGCTGGAATGTGTTCAACGGTGTAAAGATGATCTG GCCACCAAGTTACAGAAGGAGGAAGATCAGCGAAAGCTAGAGGTCGAGACGCTACAGGCTCAGCTAgcttcagagcagaaagaatTGACAGCGCTGAAGACCCATGTGGATGAACTGAAAGATGAACTGGCTACCCAGAAGCGCAAGCATGCAGCAAACCTGAAGGATCTCACAAAACAACTTCAGCTag CACGGAGGAAATTGGATCAGATGGAAAATGGTAATTATGACAAAGAAGTCAGCAGCATGGGGAGCCGTTCCAGTTCATCAG GGTCCCTTAATGCGCGCAGCAGCAATGAGGATCGGTCACCTGAGAATACTGGATCTTCTGTTGCTGTGGATAGCTTCCCAGAGGTCGACAAGTCTGTCTTGGTTGAAAGAATACTAAGGCTGCAGAAAGCACATGCTcgaaaaaatgaaaagatggaGTTTATGGAGGATCACATTAAACAACTGGTGgaggaaatcaggaaaaaaacaaa GATGATGTCTGGAACTTCAGTTAGGAGGGGAAGAAGTCGTGGCATATACCTTCCCTGGAAAATACAGTTGTCTGTTAAGTATAGCTCTTGCTTAATGAGTGTATACATCTGTGTCCATCTGATACTGTCTCATAGAACATGA
- the CCDC186 gene encoding coiled-coil domain-containing protein 186 isoform X3 codes for MMEGYLPEMQSTLEPVNRLDNASSRSPDNEKSDNASGVKDCSSISYTGDGADVLEGESRLLPLDQDLTAFGISSNGTLSEREEQQCGGADCGANTCSERKIEGCTKPEHLSSEELERKDPKPNQTEQSLMEILQELREESDFVKKPSDKIYSESPYDTDCTKKLISTIHQNSSQEDLLKEIESELLSTDFSKERKFPNGVQKGEHALAVFEKCVQDKYVEQEQTIKKLIKENKKHQELILEICSEKDNLKDELKKRTETEKQHLSIIKQLEARMEELNKEVKASKDKLLTQDAAAKNAIQQLHKEMAFRMEQANKKCEEARHEKETMVMKYVRGEKEALDLRKEKEILERRVRDANKEIEKHTNKIKQLSQEKGRLHQLFETKDGEATRLNREIEKLKEEINSHVIKVKWAQNKLKTEVDSHKETKERLKDAMTKLTEAKEEADQIRKNCQEMIKTYQESEEIKSNELDAKLRVTKGELEKQIQEKSDHLEVHHAKIKELEDLKRTFKEGMDELRTLRTKVKCLEDERLRTEDELSKYKEIINRQKTEIQNLLDRVKTVDCLQDQHQRDEQEISALKEEVDGFNSLVADLQKDIEGSRKRESELLIFTEKLTSKNAQLQSENNSLQTQLDKLSYSERELQNQLECVQRCKDDLATKLQKEEDQRKLEVETLQAQLASEQKELTALKTHVDELKDELATQKRKHAANLKDLTKQLQLARRKLDQMENGNYDKEVSSMGSRSSSSGSLNARSSNEDRSPENTGSSVAVDSFPEVDKSVLVERILRLQKAHARKNEKMEFMEDHIKQLVEEIRKKTKRSRSVQVCFS; via the exons atgatGGAGGGATATTTACCAGAAATGCAAAGCACGCTGGAGCCCGTCAATCGGTTGGACAATGCCTCTTCCAGGTCCCCAGATAATGAGAAGTCTGATAACGCTTCTGGAGTGAAGGACTGCTCAAGCATCAGTTATACTGGAGATGGTGCTGATGTCTTGGAAGGGGAATCGAGGTTGTTGCCCTTGGACCAGGATTTAACAGCTTTTGGCATAAGCAGCAATGGGACCCTGTCAGaaagagaggagcagcagtgtggaGGGGCAGACTGCGGTGCCAATACCTGCTCTGAAAGAAAGATAGAAGGctgcacaaaaccagaacatttaTCTAGTGAAGAATTGGAACGAAAAGATCCAAAACCTAATCAGACAGAACAATCATTAATGGAAATACTACAAGAGCTAAGGGAGGAGTCTGACTTTGTGAAAAAGCCAAGTGATAAAATCTATTCAGAAAGCCCTTATGACACAGACTGCACAAAGAAGCTTATTTCCACAATACATCAGAATTCCTCACAGGAGGATTTGCTAAAGGAAATAGAGTCAGAACTCTTAtctacagatttttcaaaggaacGAAAGTTCCCAAATGGTGTGCAAAAGGGTGAACATGCCTTGgctgtgtttgaaaaatgtgtgCAAGATAAGTACGTGGAGCAAGAACAAACTATAAAAAA attgattaaagaaaataaaaaacatcagGAACTGATTTTGGAAATTTGCTCAGAGAAGGACAACTTAAAAGATGAGTTGAAAAAAcgaacagaaacagaaaagcagcacctCAGCATTATTAAACAG TTGGAAGCAAGAATGGAAGAGCTTAATAAAGAAGTGAAAGCTAGTAAAGACAAACTTTTAACTCAAGATGCAGCAGCCAAAAATGCTATTCAGCAGTTGCATAAAGAGATGGCTTTCCGAATGGAACAG gCAAACAAGAAATGTGAAGAAGCACGccatgaaaaggaaacaatggTGATGAAATACGTCCGAGGGGAGAAGGAGGCACTTGACCTCCGAAAGGAAAAGGAGATACTTGAGAGAAGAGTGAGAGATGcaaacaaagaaatagaaaagcatactaataaaatcaaacaactttctcaggaaaaaggaagattGCACCAGCTCTTTGAAACTAAG GACGGTGAAGCCACTCGACTCaacagagaaatagaaaaattgaaagaagaaatcaaCTCTCATGTTATTAAAGTAAAATGGGCTCAGAACaaattgaaaacagaagtggaTTCACACAAG GAAACCAAAGAACGCCTCAAAGATGCAATGACAAAATTAactgaagcaaaagaagaagCGGACCAGATAAGGAAAAACTGCCAAGAAATGATAAAAACCTATCAA GagtcagaagaaattaaatcaaatgaATTGGATGCAAAACTCCGAGTAACTAAAGGAGAACTAGAGAAACAAATTCAGGAGAAGTCTGATCACCTAGAG GTTCATCATGCGAAAATAAAAGAACTGGAAGACTTGAAGAGAACATTTAAAGAAGGCATGGATGAACTTCGAACACTGAGAACGAAG GTGAAGTGTCTAGAGGATGAGCGTTTAAGAACAGAAGATGAATTATCCAAGTATAAAGAAATCATTAAtagacagaaaactgaaattcagaatttgCTGGACAGAGTCAAAACTGTAGATTGTCTGCAGGATCAACATCAGAG AGATGAACAAGAAATCAGTGCTTTAAAGGAAGAAGTAGATGGTTTCAATTCTCTGGTTGCTGATCTTCAGAAGGACATTGAAGGTAGCCGGAAAAGAGAATCTGAGCTGTTGatattcactgaaaaattaaccAGTAAGAATGCACAGCTTCAGTCTGAGAACAATTCCTTACAGACCCAGTTGGATAAGCTTTCTTACAGTGAAAGAGAGCTGCAGAATCAGCTGGAATGTGTTCAACGGTGTAAAGATGATCTG GCCACCAAGTTACAGAAGGAGGAAGATCAGCGAAAGCTAGAGGTCGAGACGCTACAGGCTCAGCTAgcttcagagcagaaagaatTGACAGCGCTGAAGACCCATGTGGATGAACTGAAAGATGAACTGGCTACCCAGAAGCGCAAGCATGCAGCAAACCTGAAGGATCTCACAAAACAACTTCAGCTag CACGGAGGAAATTGGATCAGATGGAAAATGGTAATTATGACAAAGAAGTCAGCAGCATGGGGAGCCGTTCCAGTTCATCAG GGTCCCTTAATGCGCGCAGCAGCAATGAGGATCGGTCACCTGAGAATACTGGATCTTCTGTTGCTGTGGATAGCTTCCCAGAGGTCGACAAGTCTGTCTTGGTTGAAAGAATACTAAGGCTGCAGAAAGCACATGCTcgaaaaaatgaaaagatggaGTTTATGGAGGATCACATTAAACAACTGGTGgaggaaatcaggaaaaaaacaaa GAGAAGTAGATCGGTGCAAGTGTGTTTTTCATAG